A genomic region of Hylaeus volcanicus isolate JK05 unplaced genomic scaffold, UHH_iyHylVolc1.0_haploid 7959, whole genome shotgun sequence contains the following coding sequences:
- the LOC128882235 gene encoding uncharacterized protein LOC128882235 — MPPVRILQANLIHSARAQDLFIQCLAELGVGLAVAAEPYRVADRPNWVADALGSVVIVGSDIAALRVFARGDGFVGAECGGLALIGVYAPPSAPLAAFEWLLDGIRDALSRSPVARTLVLGDFNAKSTAWGGPATDARGRAVL, encoded by the coding sequence ATGCCCCCGGTCCGGATCCTCCAAGCCAACCTCATCCACTCGGCCAGGGCGCAGGACTTATTTATCCAATGCCTGGCCGAGTTAGGTGTGGGGTTGGCGGTCGCCGCGGAGCCATACCGCGTCGCCGATCGCCCGAACTGGGTGGCCGACGCGTTGGGCTCCGTGGTGATCGTTGGCAGCGACATCGCGGCCCTCCGCGTGTTCGCCCGCGGCGACGGGTTCGTCGGGGCGGAGTGCGGCGGCCTGGCCCTGATCGGGGTCTACGCCCCTCCGAGTGCCCCCCTCGCGGCGTTCGAGTGGCTGCTGGACGGGATCCGGGACGCATTGTCCCGCTCTCCAGTAGCACGAACGCTCGTGCTGGGCGACTTCAACGCCAAGTCCACGGCGTGGGGTGGCCCGGCAACGGACGCGAGGGGTCGGGCGGTGCTGGA